The following proteins are encoded in a genomic region of Blastococcus colisei:
- a CDS encoding MaoC family dehydratase: MAVTVLDEAPNLGKLYAKAAVTARGRGGDLPDTHLARRGVQVDPAHLAAYTRVCRLPLNDVLPATYPHMLTFPLQMALMSDRSFPLALPGLVHVRNRIDVLWPVGADARLDLEVWAENFATHRSGAAVDLCAAATAGGQEVWRSRSTYLSRGAKAPEGAPEADVEVAVGDLERAAATWRIPDDAGRRYAKVSGDVNPIHLSGLTAKAFGFKRAIAHGMWVKARVLGALAGRLPDALSIDVEFRKPLFLPSTVTLSTAQADGGWDAAVRNATSGTEHVVATIRPA; encoded by the coding sequence ATGGCCGTCACCGTCCTGGACGAGGCGCCGAACCTCGGCAAGCTGTACGCGAAGGCCGCCGTCACGGCACGGGGACGGGGCGGCGACCTCCCCGACACCCACCTCGCGCGCAGGGGCGTCCAGGTCGATCCGGCCCACCTCGCCGCGTACACGCGGGTCTGCCGGCTGCCGCTGAACGACGTCCTGCCAGCGACGTACCCGCACATGCTCACCTTCCCGCTGCAGATGGCGCTGATGAGCGACCGCTCGTTCCCCCTGGCGCTGCCGGGGCTGGTGCACGTGCGCAACCGGATCGACGTGCTGTGGCCGGTCGGCGCCGACGCCCGGCTGGACCTCGAGGTGTGGGCCGAGAACTTCGCGACCCACCGCAGTGGCGCCGCCGTCGACCTGTGCGCGGCGGCCACGGCCGGCGGCCAGGAGGTGTGGCGCTCGCGCTCCACCTACCTCTCCCGCGGCGCGAAGGCGCCCGAGGGCGCGCCGGAGGCCGACGTCGAGGTCGCCGTCGGCGACCTGGAGCGGGCGGCCGCCACCTGGCGGATCCCGGACGACGCCGGACGCCGCTACGCCAAGGTCTCCGGCGACGTGAACCCGATCCACCTGTCGGGACTGACCGCGAAGGCGTTCGGCTTCAAGCGGGCGATCGCCCACGGCATGTGGGTGAAGGCCCGCGTGCTGGGAGCGTTGGCGGGCCGGCTGCCGGACGCGCTGAGCATCGACGTCGAATTCCGCAAGCCGCTGTTCCTGCCGTCGACCGTCACCCTGTCCACGGCGCAGGCCGACGGCGGCTGGGACGCCGCCGTCCGCAACGCCACGAGCGGCACCGAGCACGTCGTCGCGACGATCCGCCCCGCCTGA
- a CDS encoding fibronectin type III domain-containing protein, which translates to MQLTSPPRRALGLLTAGTIGLSTALLGVAGVASATPGDAVSTEDVVSAALTAPTAPRYLEVYEVGDGSVTLTFLLGYYDPAVEAETTGYEVSTDNGSTWNPFVVDAPYGNNERFGTVTGLINGQSYDIVVRATSDQGPSVDSDVVQGTPAKPIGAPGALTVTTAPGKVTASWSAPTVAGTFPVDGYAAYMFQPAGPDAGGMGDSLCHSTADVLTCTGDADFGSEWQVSVFAIDSEGNGGIHAAPVATGKIPFPATVPASNGPMTPAAGSSGKVEAGKTMTVTGTGYAPGSTVTLLIYSEPQVLTTVVADSSGNFTATVTVPAGLAPGEHTLVASGYDTNGDQRFTTLAVTVSAAGTATVTGPKLAATGADVTLPAIGGLAVLGLGTGLIVVARRRSAA; encoded by the coding sequence GTGCAGCTCACGTCACCACCCCGTCGTGCGCTCGGTCTCCTGACCGCCGGCACGATCGGCCTGTCCACCGCGCTGCTCGGCGTCGCCGGCGTGGCGAGCGCCACCCCGGGCGACGCCGTGTCGACCGAGGACGTGGTCTCGGCGGCGCTCACCGCCCCCACCGCGCCCCGGTACCTCGAGGTTTACGAGGTCGGCGACGGTTCGGTGACGCTCACCTTCCTCCTCGGCTACTACGACCCCGCCGTCGAGGCCGAGACCACCGGCTACGAGGTCAGCACCGACAACGGCTCCACCTGGAACCCGTTCGTCGTCGATGCTCCCTACGGCAACAACGAGCGTTTCGGCACGGTCACCGGCCTGATCAACGGTCAGAGCTACGACATCGTCGTGCGGGCAACCAGTGATCAGGGCCCGAGTGTCGACAGCGACGTGGTCCAGGGCACGCCCGCCAAGCCGATCGGTGCGCCGGGTGCCCTCACGGTCACCACGGCCCCGGGCAAGGTGACCGCCAGCTGGTCCGCGCCGACGGTCGCCGGCACCTTCCCGGTCGACGGCTATGCCGCCTACATGTTCCAGCCGGCCGGTCCGGACGCCGGCGGGATGGGTGACTCTCTCTGCCACAGCACCGCCGACGTGCTCACCTGCACGGGTGACGCCGACTTCGGTTCTGAGTGGCAGGTGAGCGTCTTCGCGATCGACTCCGAAGGCAACGGAGGCATCCACGCGGCACCGGTCGCGACCGGGAAGATCCCCTTCCCGGCCACGGTCCCGGCGTCCAACGGGCCCATGACCCCGGCGGCCGGCTCGTCGGGCAAGGTCGAGGCCGGCAAGACGATGACCGTGACCGGCACCGGCTACGCGCCCGGGTCGACCGTCACGCTCCTCATCTACTCCGAGCCCCAGGTCCTGACCACGGTCGTCGCGGACTCGTCGGGCAACTTCACCGCCACCGTCACCGTCCCGGCCGGCCTGGCGCCCGGGGAGCACACCCTCGTCGCCTCCGGCTACGACACCAACGGCGACCAGCGCTTCACCACCCTGGCAGTGACGGTGTCCGCGGCCGGGACGGCGACGGTCACCGGTCCGAAGCTGGCCGCCACCGGCGCCGACGTCACCCTTCCCGCGATCGGTGGTCTCGCCGTCCTCGGGCTCGGGACCGGCCTGATCGTCGTCGCCCGTCGCCGCTCCGCCGCCTGA
- a CDS encoding acyl-CoA dehydrogenase family protein: MAVSFDLTEDQLELQKWVHDFAANVVRPAAAEYDEREAFPWPVLQEAAKIGLYSLDFFATQWFDESGLGIPLTMEELFWGDAGIGLAIVGTTLAAASVRANGTDEQVGQWIPAMFGTVEEPKVAAFCSSEPDAGSDVGAMRTRAVYDEATDEWVLTGAKTWATNGGIADIHVVTAVVDPELKARGHASFVVPPGTKGIAQGQKFLKHGIRASHTAEVVLDGCRIPGNYLLGGREKLEERLARAREGVKSGRTQPSMATFERTRPAVGAQAVGVARAAYDYALDYARQRVQFGRPIIENQAIAFLLADMKTSIDAARLLVWRAAWMARNGQQFTAAEGSMSKLVAGETAVRVTEKAMQILGGNGYTREYPVERMARDAKIYTIFEGTSEIQRLVIARTISGVHVR, encoded by the coding sequence ATGGCCGTCTCGTTCGACCTGACCGAGGACCAGCTCGAGCTGCAGAAGTGGGTGCACGACTTCGCCGCGAACGTCGTACGCCCCGCGGCCGCCGAGTACGACGAGCGCGAGGCGTTCCCCTGGCCGGTGCTGCAGGAGGCCGCGAAGATCGGGCTCTACTCCCTCGACTTCTTCGCCACCCAGTGGTTCGACGAGTCCGGCCTCGGCATCCCGCTCACCATGGAGGAGCTCTTCTGGGGTGACGCCGGGATCGGGCTGGCGATCGTCGGCACCACCCTCGCGGCGGCCTCCGTGCGCGCGAACGGCACCGACGAGCAGGTCGGACAGTGGATCCCCGCCATGTTCGGCACCGTGGAGGAGCCGAAGGTCGCCGCGTTCTGCTCCTCGGAGCCCGACGCCGGTTCCGACGTCGGGGCGATGCGCACACGGGCGGTCTACGACGAGGCGACCGACGAATGGGTGCTCACCGGCGCCAAGACCTGGGCCACCAACGGCGGGATCGCCGACATCCACGTGGTCACCGCCGTCGTCGACCCCGAACTGAAGGCCCGGGGCCACGCCAGCTTCGTCGTCCCCCCGGGTACGAAGGGGATCGCCCAGGGGCAGAAGTTCCTCAAGCACGGCATCCGCGCCTCGCACACCGCCGAGGTCGTGCTCGACGGCTGCCGGATCCCCGGCAACTACCTGCTCGGTGGTCGCGAGAAGCTCGAGGAACGGTTGGCACGGGCGCGCGAGGGCGTGAAGAGCGGCCGTACCCAGCCGTCCATGGCCACGTTCGAGCGCACCCGTCCCGCCGTCGGTGCGCAGGCGGTCGGGGTGGCGCGGGCCGCCTACGACTACGCGCTCGACTACGCCAGGCAGCGGGTGCAGTTCGGCCGGCCGATCATCGAGAACCAGGCGATCGCGTTCCTGCTCGCCGACATGAAGACCTCCATCGACGCCGCCCGGCTGCTGGTGTGGCGTGCGGCGTGGATGGCGCGCAACGGCCAGCAGTTCACCGCCGCCGAGGGGTCGATGTCCAAGCTCGTCGCCGGGGAGACCGCCGTCCGGGTCACCGAGAAGGCCATGCAGATCCTCGGTGGCAACGGCTACACGCGCGAGTACCCGGTCGAGCGGATGGCCCGGGACGCCAAGATCTACACGATCTTCGAGGGCACCTCGGAGATCCAGCGGCTGGTCATCGCCCGCACGATCTCCGGCGTGCACGTCCGCTGA
- a CDS encoding 3-oxoacyl-ACP reductase → MSDWYRDFANSGFGTTITENLGLPRPAVLRRYEPGQPLLPGPAVIGSAGEGRLRDALTELLRAEGVHVQSPVTADGATDGEKPAAVILDATGLRTPADLASAHDFLAPAVKRLRATGRVLILADPPSDADSPAQAAARQALDGLVRSIAKELRGGSTANLVHVPVGAEGSIASPVRFFLSGRSAYVDGQVMSVSSADIPVAADDEKPLAGKVAVVTGAARGIGAAIAKVMARDGAHVVAVDIPAAGDKLAEVANEIGGTALQLDITASDAAQRLIEHLEERHGGVDVVVHNAGITRDKLLVNMDAARWNSVMAVNLQAMLDITQALLDGDVFKPGARVVCVSSQSGIAGNRGQTNYAASKAGVIGMVRAWAPQFAERNATINAVAPGFIVTEMTAKMPFGTREIGSRINSLQQGGLPVDVAETIAWLTQPGSAGVNGQTVRVCGQSMLGA, encoded by the coding sequence GTGAGCGACTGGTACCGCGACTTCGCGAACTCCGGCTTCGGCACCACCATCACCGAGAACCTCGGCCTGCCCCGGCCGGCGGTCCTCCGCCGCTACGAGCCGGGCCAGCCGCTGCTGCCGGGCCCGGCGGTCATCGGCTCGGCGGGGGAGGGGCGGCTTCGTGACGCGCTGACCGAGCTCCTGCGCGCCGAGGGGGTGCACGTCCAGTCGCCGGTCACCGCCGACGGCGCGACCGACGGCGAGAAGCCGGCCGCGGTGATCCTGGACGCCACCGGTCTGCGCACCCCGGCCGACCTGGCCAGCGCGCACGACTTCCTCGCCCCCGCCGTCAAGCGGCTCCGGGCCACCGGGCGGGTGCTGATCCTGGCCGACCCGCCCTCCGACGCGGACTCCCCGGCGCAGGCGGCCGCCCGCCAGGCGCTGGACGGACTGGTCCGCTCCATCGCGAAGGAGCTCCGCGGCGGCTCGACGGCGAACCTGGTCCACGTCCCCGTGGGAGCCGAGGGCTCCATCGCCTCGCCGGTGCGGTTCTTCCTCTCCGGCCGCTCGGCCTACGTCGACGGCCAGGTCATGAGCGTCTCCTCGGCCGACATCCCGGTCGCCGCCGACGACGAGAAGCCGCTGGCCGGCAAGGTCGCCGTCGTCACCGGTGCCGCGCGCGGCATCGGCGCCGCGATCGCGAAGGTCATGGCCCGGGACGGCGCGCACGTCGTCGCCGTCGACATCCCCGCCGCCGGCGACAAGCTGGCCGAGGTCGCCAACGAGATCGGCGGGACGGCGCTGCAGCTCGACATCACCGCGTCCGACGCGGCCCAGCGGCTGATCGAGCACCTCGAGGAGCGGCACGGCGGGGTCGACGTCGTCGTCCACAACGCCGGGATCACCCGCGACAAGCTGCTGGTCAACATGGACGCCGCCCGCTGGAACTCCGTCATGGCGGTCAACCTCCAGGCGATGCTGGACATCACCCAGGCGCTGCTGGACGGCGACGTCTTCAAGCCGGGCGCGCGGGTCGTCTGCGTGAGCTCGCAATCGGGCATCGCCGGCAACCGCGGGCAGACCAACTACGCGGCGAGCAAGGCCGGCGTCATCGGCATGGTGCGGGCGTGGGCGCCGCAGTTCGCCGAGCGGAACGCCACGATCAACGCCGTCGCGCCGGGCTTCATCGTCACCGAGATGACGGCGAAGATGCCCTTCGGCACCCGCGAGATCGGCTCGCGGATCAACTCGCTGCAGCAGGGCGGGCTGCCGGTCGACGTCGCCGAGACGATCGCCTGGCTGACGCAGCCGGGCAGCGCCGGTGTCAACGGCCAGACCGTGCGGGTCTGCGGCCAGTCGATGCTGGGCGCCTGA
- a CDS encoding ABC transporter substrate-binding protein has protein sequence MRTIRPLALAAAGALALTACGGGGESVDTGGGGGGDNVLTAAVAAQPDQFDPHVTSAYPSFQVLENVYDTLVVPNAEDLTMEPSLATDWEVSDDGLTWTFNLREDVTFHDGSEFDAADVVYSYNRIIDEELNNAYRFSTVESVEAVDPQTVEITVSQPTPNLPALIGAFKGMSILPEGAAEEYDLTTEAVGTGPFTLESSDASSTELAAYEDYWGGAPSIDGVEFRYITEPAAALTALENGEVQWTDNIPPQQIESLAGDDAVELATTPSVDYWYMSMNYAREPFGNPLVRQAIATAIDRGAVTEAARFGAAQPNQTAIPEDSFYYYDYAPFEPSVEEATALLQQAGVQTPITMGLMVTDEFPETVTAAQVIASQLEPIGIDVDVQTVDFATWLDRQAQGDFDAFLLGWLGNIDPFDYYHAQHITGGSSNYQGYSNPEVDRLLNEAATETDEDARKELYDQAAKLIVDDVSYLYLYNPDVVQAWVPGLEGYQIRADKAINFEDVTLP, from the coding sequence GTGCGCACCATCCGACCACTCGCCCTCGCCGCAGCCGGCGCCCTCGCACTGACCGCCTGCGGAGGGGGAGGGGAGAGCGTCGACACCGGTGGTGGTGGCGGTGGTGACAACGTCCTCACCGCCGCGGTCGCCGCACAGCCCGACCAGTTCGACCCGCACGTCACCAGCGCCTACCCGAGCTTCCAGGTGCTGGAGAACGTCTACGACACCCTCGTCGTGCCCAACGCCGAAGACCTCACGATGGAGCCGAGCCTGGCGACCGACTGGGAGGTCAGCGACGACGGCCTGACGTGGACGTTCAACCTCCGTGAGGATGTCACGTTCCACGACGGCAGCGAGTTCGACGCTGCCGACGTCGTCTACTCCTACAACCGGATCATCGACGAGGAACTCAACAACGCCTACCGCTTCTCGACCGTCGAGAGCGTCGAGGCCGTCGACCCGCAGACCGTCGAGATCACGGTCAGCCAGCCGACGCCGAACCTGCCGGCACTGATCGGGGCGTTCAAGGGGATGTCGATCCTCCCCGAGGGCGCGGCCGAGGAGTACGACCTCACCACCGAGGCGGTGGGCACCGGGCCGTTCACGCTGGAGAGCTCCGACGCCAGCAGCACCGAGCTGGCCGCCTACGAGGACTACTGGGGTGGGGCGCCCAGCATCGACGGCGTCGAGTTCCGCTACATCACCGAGCCGGCCGCGGCGCTCACCGCGCTGGAGAACGGCGAGGTCCAGTGGACCGACAACATCCCGCCGCAGCAGATCGAGTCCCTGGCGGGTGACGACGCCGTCGAGCTGGCCACCACACCGAGCGTCGACTACTGGTACATGAGCATGAACTACGCCCGGGAGCCGTTCGGCAACCCGCTGGTGCGCCAGGCGATCGCCACGGCGATCGACCGCGGGGCCGTCACCGAGGCGGCCCGCTTCGGCGCGGCCCAGCCCAATCAGACCGCGATCCCCGAGGACTCGTTCTACTACTACGACTACGCACCGTTCGAGCCCAGCGTCGAGGAGGCGACGGCGCTCCTGCAGCAGGCCGGCGTCCAGACGCCGATCACCATGGGCTTGATGGTGACCGACGAGTTCCCGGAGACGGTCACCGCGGCGCAGGTGATCGCCAGCCAGCTCGAACCGATCGGCATCGACGTCGACGTGCAGACCGTCGACTTCGCCACCTGGCTGGACCGCCAGGCCCAGGGAGACTTCGACGCCTTCCTGCTGGGCTGGCTGGGCAACATCGACCCGTTCGACTACTACCACGCACAGCACATCACCGGCGGGTCCAGCAACTACCAGGGCTACAGCAACCCCGAGGTCGACCGGCTGCTCAACGAGGCCGCCACGGAGACCGACGAGGACGCCCGCAAGGAGCTCTACGACCAGGCGGCCAAGCTCATCGTGGACGACGTCTCCTACCTGTACCTCTACAACCCCGACGTCGTGCAGGCCTGGGTCCCCGGTCTCGAGGGGTACCAGATCCGCGCGGACAAGGCGATCAACTTCGAGGACGTGACGCTGCCCTGA
- a CDS encoding hydroxymethylglutaryl-CoA reductase — protein sequence MTDAPSTHRTRIPRDREHDYTDEMAHKRQAFVAERTGAHLEHVSTYSFDPAVLPGNVENFTGVAQVPIGLAGPLTVRGEHAQGDFFVPLATTEGTLVASYNRGMRLIGECGGVRTTVVDDHMQRAPAFILDDALQAREFGRWVDEHLDGIRTAAESTTRSGKLTYIGQHQIGPLRYLRVNYTTGDAAGQNMTGKATLAACEWIRENHPDHPRYVLSGAIDTDKKHSQINMLMTRGKRVVAEVTIPNEVLKRVTGVDTRQLFEYRQIGMAGAFMSGAAYNGAHAANGLTAMFIATGQDVANVAESHSGVTYAQLLENGDYYWSTTLTSLIVATYGGGTGLATQRECLEILGCYGAGKVNKFAEVCAGVVLAGDISLTSAILAGDWVTSHDALGRNR from the coding sequence ATGACCGATGCCCCGTCCACGCACCGCACCCGCATCCCGCGCGACCGCGAGCACGACTACACCGACGAGATGGCGCACAAGCGGCAGGCCTTCGTCGCCGAGCGCACCGGCGCCCACCTCGAGCACGTGAGCACCTACTCCTTCGACCCCGCCGTCCTGCCCGGCAACGTCGAGAACTTCACCGGCGTCGCCCAGGTCCCGATCGGCCTCGCCGGCCCGCTGACCGTCCGCGGCGAGCACGCCCAGGGCGACTTCTTCGTCCCGCTCGCGACGACCGAGGGCACGCTGGTCGCCAGCTACAACCGCGGCATGCGCCTCATCGGCGAGTGCGGCGGCGTGCGGACGACGGTCGTCGACGACCACATGCAGCGGGCACCGGCGTTCATCCTCGACGACGCCCTGCAGGCGCGGGAGTTCGGCCGGTGGGTGGACGAACACCTCGACGGCATCCGGACGGCGGCCGAGTCGACCACCCGCTCGGGGAAGCTCACCTACATCGGCCAGCACCAGATCGGCCCGCTGCGCTACCTGCGGGTCAACTACACGACCGGCGACGCGGCCGGCCAGAACATGACCGGCAAGGCGACTCTCGCCGCCTGCGAGTGGATCCGCGAGAACCACCCCGACCACCCGCGCTACGTGCTGTCGGGCGCCATCGACACCGACAAGAAGCACTCGCAGATCAACATGCTCATGACCCGCGGGAAGCGGGTCGTGGCGGAGGTGACGATCCCGAACGAGGTGCTGAAGCGGGTCACCGGCGTCGACACCCGGCAGCTGTTCGAGTACCGCCAGATCGGGATGGCCGGGGCGTTCATGTCCGGCGCGGCCTACAACGGCGCCCACGCCGCCAACGGCCTGACCGCCATGTTCATCGCCACCGGGCAGGACGTCGCCAACGTCGCCGAGTCGCACTCCGGCGTCACGTACGCGCAACTGCTGGAGAACGGCGACTACTACTGGTCGACGACGCTCACCTCGCTGATCGTGGCCACCTACGGCGGCGGCACCGGCCTGGCCACCCAGCGCGAGTGCCTGGAGATCCTCGGGTGCTACGGCGCGGGCAAGGTCAACAAGTTCGCCGAGGTCTGCGCCGGCGTCGTCCTGGCCGGCGACATCTCGCTGACCTCGGCGATCCTGGCCGGCGACTGGGTGACCAGCCACGACGCGCTCGGCCGCAACCGCTGA
- a CDS encoding ABC transporter permease: MTGAPLPEPGNSPDTPAGAPGTVSESRAPEASLRPARPRWRETLSLLIHNPTAAIASVTLLLIVVAAVFDDTLASEGPNEISVADRLQSPSWEHPFGTDDLGRDILSRVILGASVSLRVGFLAVGFALVVGSLIGLLAGYYGRWVDDVLMRFMDVLFAFPAVLLAIAVLAVRGPGAGNTALAIGIVYTPIFARVTRASVLGVREEVYVRASRSVGASDWRILTRHILPNAAPPIIVQTSISLAFAVLAEAALSFLGLGTQPPNPSWGLMLAEGRGYIELAWWLAFFPGMAIFLTVLCFNLLGDGLRDVLDPRQRTQMAGGGK, translated from the coding sequence ATGACCGGCGCGCCGCTCCCCGAGCCGGGCAACTCCCCGGACACCCCTGCGGGTGCACCCGGCACGGTGTCGGAGTCGCGGGCCCCCGAGGCGTCGCTTCGCCCCGCCCGACCGCGGTGGCGAGAGACCCTCAGCCTGCTGATCCACAACCCCACCGCGGCGATCGCGTCGGTGACGCTGCTGCTCATCGTGGTGGCCGCCGTCTTCGACGACACCCTGGCGTCGGAGGGCCCGAACGAGATCTCGGTGGCCGACCGGCTGCAGTCGCCCAGCTGGGAGCACCCGTTCGGTACCGACGACCTCGGCCGCGACATCCTGAGCCGGGTCATCCTCGGCGCGTCGGTGTCACTGCGGGTCGGCTTCCTCGCCGTCGGCTTCGCGCTCGTCGTCGGCAGCCTGATCGGCCTGCTGGCGGGCTACTACGGCCGGTGGGTGGACGACGTCCTGATGCGGTTCATGGACGTGCTCTTCGCCTTCCCGGCGGTGCTCCTGGCCATCGCGGTGCTGGCCGTCCGCGGCCCGGGTGCCGGCAACACCGCGCTGGCCATCGGCATCGTCTACACGCCGATCTTCGCCCGGGTGACGCGGGCGAGCGTGCTCGGCGTCCGGGAGGAGGTCTACGTGCGCGCCTCGCGCTCGGTGGGCGCCTCGGACTGGCGCATCCTGACCCGCCACATCCTGCCGAACGCCGCGCCGCCGATCATCGTGCAGACGTCGATCAGCCTGGCCTTCGCCGTCCTCGCCGAGGCGGCGTTGTCCTTCCTGGGGTTGGGCACCCAGCCGCCGAACCCCTCCTGGGGGCTGATGCTGGCCGAGGGGCGTGGCTACATCGAACTGGCCTGGTGGCTGGCCTTCTTCCCGGGCATGGCGATCTTCCTGACCGTGCTGTGCTTCAACCTGCTCGGCGACGGACTGCGCGACGTCCTGGACCCGCGGCAACGCACCCAGATGGCCGGGGGTGGCAAGTGA
- a CDS encoding class E sortase: MTHTQPMERVAPPPVPSTTLRAPARWVGVVQAAGELLITGGLVVLLFVVYELVVTDVLADRRQVALAHELQEDWDRPPSAAVPVHESKLGDAFAVLHIPRLGLDYERVVLEGTQERQLSQGPGHYTGTAMPGEQGNVAFAGHRVGKGSPFLELDLLQPGDPIVVETADSWFVYRMLGDVATGDVAADPSGIPGRQIVRPEDVEVISPTPNAAENAAPTGAYLTLTTCHPRYSAEQRLIIHARLDGAAISKADMPNGPAALSER; the protein is encoded by the coding sequence ATGACGCACACCCAGCCCATGGAGCGGGTCGCCCCGCCGCCGGTGCCGTCCACGACACTGCGTGCGCCGGCACGCTGGGTCGGTGTCGTCCAGGCGGCAGGCGAACTCCTGATCACGGGTGGGCTGGTCGTCCTGCTGTTCGTGGTCTACGAGCTCGTCGTCACCGACGTGCTCGCCGACCGCCGGCAGGTCGCGCTCGCCCATGAGCTGCAGGAGGACTGGGACCGCCCGCCCTCGGCGGCGGTGCCCGTGCACGAGAGCAAGCTGGGTGACGCGTTCGCCGTCCTGCACATCCCGCGCCTCGGCCTGGACTACGAGCGCGTGGTCCTCGAAGGCACGCAGGAGAGGCAGCTCTCGCAGGGCCCCGGTCACTACACCGGCACCGCGATGCCGGGAGAGCAGGGGAACGTCGCCTTCGCCGGGCACCGGGTGGGCAAGGGGTCACCGTTCCTGGAGCTCGACCTGCTGCAGCCCGGTGACCCGATCGTCGTGGAGACGGCGGACAGCTGGTTCGTCTACCGCATGCTCGGGGACGTCGCGACGGGCGACGTCGCCGCCGATCCGAGCGGCATCCCGGGTCGGCAGATCGTCCGCCCGGAGGACGTCGAGGTCATCTCACCGACCCCCAACGCCGCGGAGAACGCGGCTCCGACCGGCGCCTACCTGACCCTGACCACCTGTCACCCCCGATACTCGGCGGAGCAGCGGCTGATCATCCACGCCCGCCTGGACGGCGCAGCGATCAGCAAGGCGGACATGCCCAACGGCCCGGCCGCCCTGTCCGAGCGCTGA
- a CDS encoding ABC transporter permease — translation MTTYLLRRIGQSAVVLAGVSVIVFSLVHLVPGDPVRLALGTRFSQETYDALRERSGLDQPLVEQFFGWLGRALTGDLGVSFRSGETVTSVIAERLPATLTLAFASILVALAIAIPLGTISALRPGSIIDRIATVISQFGISVPDFWMGIVLILVFAGTLGWLPSGGFVPLSEDPGAWLQRLVMPALVTGVVSGSVITRFVRSSMLEALGSDHVRTAQAKGLPTRQVFTWHVLRNALLPLVTVTGVQLAYLLSGVVVVEIVFSWPGLGQLALQAVEARDYPVLQGAILLFAVVFLVINLVVDLLYTAIDPRIRR, via the coding sequence CTGACCACCTACCTGCTCCGCCGCATCGGGCAGTCGGCGGTGGTGCTGGCCGGGGTGAGCGTCATCGTGTTCTCCCTGGTCCACCTCGTTCCCGGCGACCCGGTGCGCTTGGCGCTGGGCACGAGGTTCTCCCAGGAGACCTACGACGCCCTGCGGGAGCGGTCGGGGCTGGACCAGCCGCTGGTCGAGCAGTTCTTCGGCTGGCTGGGGCGGGCGCTGACCGGCGACCTCGGCGTGAGCTTCCGCAGCGGGGAGACGGTCACCTCGGTGATCGCCGAGCGGTTGCCCGCGACGCTCACTCTGGCGTTCGCGTCGATCCTGGTGGCGCTGGCCATCGCGATCCCGCTGGGGACGATCTCGGCCCTGCGGCCCGGGTCGATCATCGACCGCATCGCCACCGTGATCAGCCAGTTCGGCATCTCCGTGCCGGACTTCTGGATGGGCATCGTGCTCATCCTGGTCTTCGCCGGCACGCTGGGCTGGCTGCCGTCGGGCGGTTTCGTGCCGCTCAGCGAGGACCCGGGGGCGTGGCTGCAGAGGCTGGTCATGCCGGCGCTGGTCACCGGCGTCGTCTCCGGCTCGGTGATCACCCGCTTCGTCCGGTCCAGCATGCTGGAGGCGCTGGGCTCCGACCACGTGCGGACGGCGCAGGCCAAGGGCCTGCCCACGCGGCAGGTGTTCACCTGGCACGTCCTGCGCAACGCCCTGCTGCCCCTGGTGACGGTGACCGGCGTGCAGCTGGCCTACCTGCTCTCCGGCGTGGTGGTCGTGGAGATCGTCTTCTCCTGGCCGGGGCTCGGGCAGCTGGCCCTGCAAGCGGTGGAAGCGCGCGACTACCCCGTCCTGCAGGGCGCCATCCTGCTGTTCGCGGTGGTGTTCCTCGTGATCAACCTGGTGGTCGACCTGCTCTACACCGCCATCGACCCGCGGATCCGGCGATGA